Proteins encoded by one window of Sorex araneus isolate mSorAra2 chromosome 3, mSorAra2.pri, whole genome shotgun sequence:
- the LRRN4 gene encoding leucine-rich repeat neuronal protein 4, protein MPGDSGAQSRGFRELPSPCATQSAGFDRPDGCSLRRRGAMRWLLLLLLQLQLLQLLRGGAERPQEKVPIFWLTQQAPSEETEPGNATTSPCEGLPAAGVAAWTLANRSLERLPRCLPRELHTLDASHNLLRTLGAADLGHLPQLRVLSLRHNRVEALSWGPGEPAALHTLDLADNRLVELPSCAGPAARSGLRALSLAGNPLRALRPGAFSCFPALRRLNLSSTALGPGARGDLPDGAFTAAGGAALAALEVLDLSGTSLEQIRSGWIRDLPKLTSLYLRKMPRLRSLEGDIFQMTPNLLQLDCQDSPALSLVHTHIFQDTPQLQLLQFQNCNLSSFPPWTLHSSQVLSVHLFGNPLICSCELSWLLMDEKSTILSRPADTVCVPAAGVNSAGTFSAPLALSQLPGVCHAEQSTTARDASLPSAGSSTHAPATRIPSTPPGPTRQNVIKAPSVAADAHADASQLAAGSPTPWTADPSTPHLFLGAAVTERRELATQPGPNFSAATGPTAGKRPKAGSPRRTRLGVLLLDEDSGEVGEGTAAEVRGPARIVACDYQPCKHLQTPCAELQKRSRCRCPGLSGEDALPEPPRLRGVSEIRDTSALLSWCAPNSVVRTYEVRLYRDGGNQSWVVKGIYATARQHPLYGLAPGTAYRVCVLAANRAGRSELRAAGASGSCGTFRTQPSWALLLAGLAAAAGLLLLSTLLLAVCLCTRARAPRPRRGDTHLVAYKNPAFDYPLRLQASN, encoded by the exons ATGCCCGGTGATTCTGGGGCACAGTCCCGCGGCTTTAGGGAGCTCCCCAGCCCCTGCGCCACCCAAAGCGCTGGGTTTGACCGACCCGACGGCTGTTCTCTCCGCAGACGCGGGGCCATgaggtggctgctgctgctgctgctgcagctgcagTTACTGCAGCTGCTGCGGGGTGGGGCCGAGCGCCCCCAGGAGAAGGTCCCGATCTTCTGGCTCACGCAGCAAGCCCCCTCGGAGGAGACCGAGCCCGGCAACGCCACGACGTCGCCCTGCGAAGGGCTGCCCGCCGCGGGCGTGGCGGCCTGGACGCTCGCGAACCGCAGCCTGGAGCGCCTGCCGCGTTGCCTGCCGCGCGAGCTGCATACCCTCGACGCCAGCCACAACCTGCTGCGCACCCTGGGCGCCGCGGACCTCGGCCACCTGCCGCAGCTGCGGGTGCTGTCGCTGCGCCACAACCGCGTGGAGGCGCTTAGCTGGGGCCCCGGCGAGCCCGCGGCGCTGCACACGCTGGACCTCGCCGACAACCGCCTGGTCGAGCTGCCGTCGTGCGCCGGCCCCGCGGCCCGCAGCGGCCTCCGCGCGCTGTCGCTCGCCGGCAACCCGCTGCGGGCGCTGCGGCCCGGGGCCTTCTCCTGCTTCCCCGCGCTGCGCCGGCTCAACCTCTCCTCCACCGCCCTGGGCCCGGGCGCGCGCGGGGACCTCCCCGACGGCGCCTTCaccgcggcgggcggcgcggcccTGGCGGCGCTCGAGGTCCTGGATCTCAGCGGCACGTCCCTGGAGCAGA TTCGGTCCGGGTGGATCCGAGACCTGCCGAAGCTCACGTCTCTCTACCTAAGGAAGATGCCCAGACTGAGGAGCCTGGAGGGGGACATTTTCCAGATGACCCCCAACCTGCTGCAGCTGGATTGCCAAGACTCACCGGCACTTTCTTTGGTGCACACACACATCTTTCAGGATACCCCTCAGCTCCAACTTCTTCAGTTCCAGAA CTGCAACTTGAGTTCCTTCCCTCCGTGGACTCTGCATTCTTCCCAGGTCCTGTCCGTCCATCTCTTTGGCAACCCTCTCATTTgcagctgtgagctatcctggctcCTTATGGATGAGAAGAGCACCATTTTAAGCAG GCCTGCAGACACGGTGTGCGTCCCGGCTGCTGGCGTGAACTCGGCGGGAACCTTCTCAGCCCCTCTTGCGCTCTCGCAGCTGCCCGGGGTGTGCCATGCGGAGCAGAGCACCACCGCGCGCGATGCTAGCCTCCCCTCGGCGGGCAGCTCCACGCACGCACCAGCTACCCgcatcccctccaccccgccgGGCCCAACCCGACAGAATGTCATCAAGGCCCCCTCCGTCGCGGCGGATGCCCACGCGGATGCCAGCCAGCTGGCTGCCGGCTCCCCAACCCCCTGGACCGCggatcccagcaccccccacctctTTCTCGGGGCCGCGGTGACAGAGCGCCGGGAACTCGCGACCCAGCCCGGACCAAACTTCTCCGCTGCCACCGGGCCCACGGCCGGTAAACGGCCGAAAGCCGGGAGCCCCCGAAGGACGCGGCTCGGGGTCCTGCTGCTGGACGAAGACTccggtgaggtgggggaggggacggcgGCGGAGGTGCGGGGCCCCGCGCGGATCGTGGCCTGCGACTACCAGCCCTGCAAGCACCTGCAGACCCCGTGCGCCGAGCTGCAGAAGCGCTCGCGGTGCCGGTGCCCGGGGCTCAGCGGGGAGGACGCCCTGCCCGAGCCTCCCAGGCTGCGGGGAGTCTCGGAGATCCGCGACACGTCGGCGCTGCTCAGCTGGTGCGCCCCCAACTCGGTGGTGCGCACGTACGAGGTCCGCCTGTACCGCGACGGCGGGAACCAGTCGTGGGTGGTGAAGGGCATCTACGCCACGGCGCGGCAGCACCCCCTGTACGGGCTGGCGCCGGGCACCGCGTACCGCGTGTGCGTGCTGGCGGCCAACCGCGCGGGCCGGAGCGAgctgcgggcggcgggcgcgaGCGGGTCCTGCGGCACCTTCCGCACCCAGCCCAGCTGGGCGCTGCTCCTGGCCGGcctggccgccgccgccggcctgCTGCTGCTCAGCACCCTGCTGCTGGCCGTGTGCCTCTGCACGcgggcccgcgcgccccgcccgcgccgcggCGACACGCACCTGGTGGCCTACAAGAACCCCGCCTTCGACTACCCGCTCAGGCTCCAGGCCTCGAATTAG